In the Candidatus Electrothrix sp. GW3-4 genome, one interval contains:
- the nadD gene encoding nicotinate (nicotinamide) nucleotide adenylyltransferase, which translates to MRETDSNIRIGLFGGAFDPVHNGHLAIAHQATKEAWLDVVLFIPTADPPHKAGLGASYWHRVAMLETALTGASMAQEHFVISLLEAELSFPSYTVNTLSELKKRLLDPRCYFIIGADSLLDLHLWYQYQKLLCLTHLIVISRPGIPLSAMQQAIECLPGFFHPDTSGQRWRRSDGAEILLLMNQLTEDISSTMIRVELQQGRVPQEVDSRVRAYIEEYGLYQEEGP; encoded by the coding sequence GTGAGGGAGACGGACAGCAATATAAGGATTGGCCTGTTTGGAGGTGCCTTTGATCCGGTCCATAACGGTCATCTGGCCATTGCCCATCAAGCCACTAAAGAGGCCTGGCTGGATGTGGTGCTCTTTATCCCAACGGCTGATCCTCCCCATAAGGCAGGGCTCGGTGCCTCGTATTGGCATCGGGTGGCCATGCTGGAAACTGCTCTGACTGGGGCATCTATGGCCCAGGAGCATTTTGTTATCTCTCTGCTGGAAGCAGAACTCTCCTTTCCCTCCTATACCGTCAATACTCTGTCCGAGCTCAAGAAACGGCTCCTTGACCCAAGATGTTATTTCATTATCGGGGCGGATTCCTTGCTGGATCTTCATCTCTGGTACCAATATCAGAAGCTGCTCTGTTTGACCCATTTGATCGTCATTTCCCGCCCTGGCATCCCTCTTTCAGCCATGCAGCAAGCTATTGAGTGCCTGCCTGGCTTTTTTCACCCAGATACGTCTGGCCAACGTTGGCGCCGCTCTGATGGGGCTGAAATTCTTTTGCTCATGAATCAACTGACAGAGGATATTTCCTCCACCATGATTCGCGTAGAGCTGCAGCAGGGCAGGGTGCCCCAAGAAGTAGACAGCCGGGTAAGGGCGTATATTGAAGAGTATGGATTGTACCAGGAGGAAGGTCCTTGA
- a CDS encoding glycosyltransferase family 2 protein has product MNNKDSLSTAAPLLSVVVPCYNEVENVEELTRHLSETLQGIPWEVIFVDDDSPDKTSQKIADMAFQNPRVRLIHRIGRRGLSSACVEGMLSTSAPYLAVMDADLQHDATLLPDMLTALRSQQLDIVVGSRYIDGGGIGSWDTKRAAYSRFATRISRYFTQTELTDPMSGFFMIQREALMQRVRRLSGVGFKILLDLFASSSTPLRFLELPYTFKERHAGESKLDNRALLEFGMLLLDKWIGHIIPVRFAAFVLVGGIGVLVHFLVLLLLFRITGAPFAYGQAAATLVAMTTNYLLNNLFTYNDVQLKGWKLLTGWFSFILVCGVGAAANVGIASLLFQRQTNWMLSALAGIGVSSVWNYAVTAVYTWQAPSIGTK; this is encoded by the coding sequence ATGAACAATAAAGACTCTCTTTCCACTGCAGCACCGTTGCTCTCTGTCGTGGTTCCCTGCTATAATGAAGTTGAAAATGTGGAGGAGCTGACCCGCCATCTTAGCGAAACGCTTCAAGGCATCCCCTGGGAAGTCATCTTTGTTGATGATGACTCCCCAGATAAAACAAGCCAAAAGATCGCAGATATGGCCTTTCAAAATCCGAGGGTCCGTCTCATTCACCGCATTGGACGACGGGGCCTTTCTTCAGCCTGCGTAGAGGGGATGCTTTCCACCTCTGCCCCCTACCTTGCTGTGATGGATGCTGATCTCCAGCATGATGCGACCCTGCTTCCTGATATGCTGACAGCCTTGCGCAGTCAGCAGCTTGATATTGTGGTGGGCAGCCGCTACATAGACGGCGGTGGGATTGGAAGCTGGGATACCAAGAGAGCCGCCTACAGCCGCTTTGCGACCCGTATCAGCCGCTATTTCACCCAGACAGAGCTGACCGACCCCATGAGCGGTTTTTTTATGATCCAGCGGGAAGCCTTGATGCAACGGGTTCGTAGATTATCCGGCGTAGGCTTTAAGATCCTGCTGGACCTCTTTGCCTCTTCCTCAACCCCCCTGCGTTTTTTGGAACTCCCCTACACCTTTAAGGAGCGCCATGCCGGAGAAAGCAAACTGGACAATCGGGCCTTGCTTGAATTTGGCATGCTCCTCCTGGATAAATGGATCGGACATATAATTCCGGTCCGTTTTGCCGCCTTTGTCCTGGTAGGGGGGATTGGAGTACTGGTCCATTTTCTGGTCTTGTTGCTGCTCTTCCGCATAACCGGCGCGCCTTTTGCTTACGGACAGGCTGCGGCCACGCTGGTGGCCATGACCACCAATTATCTGCTGAATAATCTCTTCACCTATAACGATGTCCAGCTCAAGGGCTGGAAGCTACTTACTGGCTGGTTTTCCTTTATCTTGGTTTGCGGGGTTGGAGCGGCTGCCAATGTCGGCATTGCCTCGCTCCTATTTCAACGGCAGACCAATTGGATGCTCTCGGCTCTGGCCGGAATAGGGGTCAGCTCTGTCTGGAATTACGCGGTTACCGCCGTATACACCTGGCAAGCCCCATCCATCGGGACCAAATAG
- a CDS encoding glutamate-5-semialdehyde dehydrogenase encodes MDNKEIDQLITAMAEKGRQAARKLAALSTSVKNDILLATAEQLKTERDLIRRENEKDLAAGREKGLSPAMLDRLELSDKVIASMIQGLEEIAALPDPVGEVDDMKRRPSGITVGRMRVPLGVVGMIYESRPNVTIDAAALCFKAGNGVLLRGGSEAIHSNLALAGLLQKVLEAHKVPKEAVQVIPVTDRYGVNAMLAQEAFVDVIIPRGGEGLIRFVTENSSIPVLKHYKGVCHLYIDESADIDTGIRIAINGKTQRPGVCNALEGMLVHKGIAERFLPAAAKELMGAGVALLGCEQSCALVPEIRPAADSDWGTEFLELKMVVKVVDDMDGAMAYIAQHGSQHTEVIVTESYANSQRFLREVDASAVMINASSRFNDGGQFGLGAEIGISTTKLHAYGPMGLEELTAKKFVVYGEGEVRQ; translated from the coding sequence ATGGATAATAAGGAAATAGATCAACTCATCACCGCTATGGCGGAAAAAGGGCGTCAGGCGGCCCGCAAACTGGCTGCTCTCTCCACCTCGGTAAAGAATGATATTCTGCTGGCCACAGCTGAGCAGCTCAAGACAGAGCGTGACCTCATCCGCAGAGAAAACGAGAAAGACCTGGCTGCCGGGCGCGAGAAAGGCCTGTCTCCAGCTATGCTAGATCGGCTGGAGCTCAGCGATAAGGTCATTGCCTCCATGATCCAGGGCCTGGAAGAGATCGCAGCCCTGCCTGATCCGGTGGGTGAGGTGGATGATATGAAGCGTCGTCCCAGCGGGATCACGGTTGGGCGGATGCGGGTTCCGCTGGGGGTTGTGGGCATGATCTATGAGTCCCGGCCCAATGTGACCATTGATGCCGCTGCCCTCTGCTTTAAGGCAGGCAACGGGGTCCTGCTTCGGGGTGGCTCTGAGGCTATTCATTCTAATCTGGCCCTGGCTGGCCTGCTGCAAAAGGTATTAGAGGCCCATAAGGTGCCCAAGGAGGCGGTGCAGGTCATCCCGGTGACGGATCGCTACGGGGTTAATGCCATGCTGGCCCAGGAGGCCTTTGTGGATGTGATTATCCCCAGGGGCGGGGAGGGGCTGATTCGCTTTGTCACAGAGAACTCCAGTATCCCGGTGCTCAAGCATTATAAGGGCGTCTGTCATCTCTATATTGATGAGAGCGCTGACATAGACACCGGAATTCGCATTGCCATCAATGGCAAGACCCAGCGGCCTGGTGTCTGCAATGCCCTGGAAGGGATGCTGGTCCACAAGGGGATTGCTGAGCGCTTCCTGCCTGCGGCAGCCAAGGAGCTGATGGGTGCCGGGGTTGCATTGCTCGGTTGCGAACAGAGCTGCGCCTTGGTCCCGGAGATCCGGCCAGCAGCGGATTCAGATTGGGGCACCGAGTTTCTCGAGCTGAAGATGGTAGTTAAAGTGGTGGATGATATGGACGGGGCAATGGCCTATATTGCCCAGCACGGTTCCCAGCATACCGAGGTCATTGTGACCGAGTCCTATGCCAACAGCCAGCGTTTTCTCCGCGAGGTGGATGCCTCGGCGGTGATGATTAATGCCTCCAGTCGCTTTAATGACGGCGGTCAGTTCGGCCTTGGGGCGGAGATCGGTATTTCCACCACCAAACTACATGCCTATGGTCCTATGGGCCTGGAAGAGTTGACCGCCAAGAAGTTTGTGGTTTACGGCGAAGGAGAGGTTCGACAATAG
- a CDS encoding valine--tRNA ligase: protein MTEKTTPERTSAKYDLPKAYAFEEVEQRWYEYWLEHKTFSAEMTEGKDAFSIVIPPPNVTGVLHIGHALNNTLQDLLTRYHRMKGDNTLWVPGTDHAGIATQNVVERQLATEDKTRHDLGRDDFIKRVWQWREEKGGTIINQLKRMGASCDWDRERFTMDEGLSQAVREVFVRLYDEGLIYKGDYIVNWCPRCHTALADDEVEHDPTKGKLYHLRYPYADGSGSVVIATTRPETMLGDTAIAVHPDDERYAGLQEIGIRLPIVDRTIPVVLDHHVQRDFGTGALKVTPAHDRDDYEIGLRHDLERIKIMDDHGIMNEQAGKYAGMDRFACREQIVKDLEELGFLDKTEEYDHAVGKCYRCATVVEPTTSKQWFVSVRPLADKAVKAVREERIKLYPDTWYNTFYAWMDNIRDWCISRQIWWGHRIPAWTCQECGKLMVALETPEACIVCGNEDLEQETDVLDTWFSSALWPFSTLGWPEQTKELATFYPTSVLITSFDILFFWVARMMMMGLHFMDEVPFHDVYLHALVRDKHGKKMSKSTGNVIDPLDMIAQYGTDAFRFTLTAFAAQGREIKMDEERIDGYRRFINKLWNAARFAQMHIKESEPGIVAVTEKPAELALPHRWILSRTEATIRDVRKALDGYDFNLIASAIYQFTWHEFCDWYVEWIKADLFSDDVTKREQARGVLLCVLENILKILHPICPFVTEEIWSQLPGERGTIMLEAFPEANLAWQDTGADQSMQLLMDVISATRTIRSEADVHPSAKVHASIICADAGKRDLLNDFNNSLCSMTRSESLSIMETGTVPDDAGHILTESGVEVFVPLKDLIDVEAELDKLARDRKKIEQELKRVQGKLGNEKFLNNAPADVVEKERGKLEELETRLAKNEESKTRLMKLG from the coding sequence ATGACAGAAAAAACCACCCCGGAGCGGACTTCGGCCAAATATGACCTCCCCAAGGCCTATGCCTTTGAAGAAGTGGAACAGCGCTGGTACGAATACTGGCTGGAACACAAAACCTTCAGCGCCGAGATGACAGAGGGCAAGGATGCCTTTTCCATCGTCATTCCCCCGCCCAATGTCACCGGAGTGCTCCATATCGGCCATGCCCTGAACAACACCCTCCAGGACCTGCTGACCCGTTACCATCGAATGAAGGGCGACAACACCCTCTGGGTGCCGGGCACCGACCATGCGGGTATTGCCACCCAGAACGTGGTGGAACGACAGCTGGCCACAGAGGATAAAACCCGTCATGATCTGGGCCGGGATGACTTTATCAAACGGGTCTGGCAATGGCGTGAAGAAAAAGGCGGCACCATCATCAACCAGCTCAAACGGATGGGGGCCTCCTGCGATTGGGACCGGGAGCGCTTCACCATGGATGAAGGGCTATCCCAGGCGGTGCGCGAGGTCTTTGTCCGCCTCTATGATGAAGGGCTGATCTACAAGGGCGACTATATTGTCAACTGGTGCCCCCGCTGTCATACGGCCCTGGCCGATGACGAGGTGGAGCACGATCCTACCAAGGGCAAGCTCTATCATCTCCGCTATCCCTATGCGGACGGCTCCGGCTCCGTGGTCATCGCCACCACCCGCCCGGAAACCATGCTCGGCGATACAGCTATTGCGGTCCATCCTGATGATGAACGCTATGCAGGACTGCAGGAGATCGGCATCCGCCTGCCCATTGTCGATCGAACCATCCCGGTGGTGCTGGATCACCATGTTCAACGGGATTTCGGGACCGGTGCCCTCAAAGTTACCCCGGCCCATGACCGGGACGACTACGAGATCGGCCTGCGTCATGATCTGGAACGGATCAAGATCATGGACGACCACGGCATCATGAACGAGCAGGCCGGGAAATACGCTGGCATGGATCGTTTTGCCTGCCGGGAGCAGATCGTCAAGGACCTGGAGGAGCTGGGCTTTCTGGATAAGACCGAGGAGTACGACCATGCGGTGGGCAAATGCTACCGCTGCGCCACTGTGGTCGAACCCACCACCTCCAAGCAATGGTTTGTCTCTGTCCGTCCCCTGGCAGACAAGGCGGTCAAGGCGGTCCGGGAAGAACGGATCAAGCTCTACCCGGATACCTGGTACAACACCTTCTATGCCTGGATGGATAACATCCGCGACTGGTGTATTTCCCGCCAAATCTGGTGGGGCCATCGTATCCCGGCCTGGACCTGTCAGGAATGTGGCAAGCTGATGGTGGCCTTGGAAACCCCTGAAGCATGCATTGTCTGCGGCAACGAGGATCTTGAGCAGGAAACGGACGTCCTCGACACCTGGTTTTCCTCGGCCCTCTGGCCTTTTTCCACCCTGGGCTGGCCCGAACAGACCAAGGAGTTGGCCACTTTCTACCCCACCTCGGTGCTGATTACCAGCTTTGACATCCTCTTCTTTTGGGTCGCCCGGATGATGATGATGGGCCTCCATTTTATGGACGAGGTACCCTTCCACGACGTCTACCTGCACGCCCTGGTCCGTGACAAGCACGGCAAGAAGATGTCCAAGTCCACCGGCAATGTCATTGACCCGCTGGATATGATTGCCCAATATGGCACCGATGCCTTCCGCTTCACCCTGACCGCCTTTGCAGCCCAAGGGCGTGAGATCAAGATGGATGAGGAGCGGATCGACGGCTACCGCCGTTTCATTAATAAGCTCTGGAACGCGGCCCGCTTCGCCCAGATGCACATCAAGGAGAGCGAGCCGGGGATTGTGGCAGTAACTGAGAAACCTGCGGAACTTGCCTTACCCCATCGCTGGATCCTCAGTCGCACCGAGGCCACCATCCGTGACGTGCGCAAGGCCCTGGACGGCTATGATTTCAATCTGATCGCCTCAGCCATCTACCAGTTCACCTGGCATGAATTTTGCGACTGGTATGTGGAATGGATCAAGGCAGATCTGTTTTCTGATGATGTAACAAAACGCGAGCAGGCCAGAGGCGTGTTGCTTTGTGTGCTGGAAAATATCCTCAAGATACTCCATCCCATCTGTCCCTTTGTTACCGAGGAGATCTGGAGCCAGCTGCCCGGCGAACGCGGCACCATTATGCTGGAGGCCTTTCCTGAGGCCAACCTGGCTTGGCAGGATACAGGGGCGGATCAATCCATGCAGCTGCTGATGGATGTGATCTCTGCTACCCGTACCATCCGCAGCGAGGCTGATGTTCATCCGAGTGCCAAAGTGCATGCCTCAATCATCTGCGCCGATGCAGGCAAGCGTGATCTGCTCAATGACTTTAACAATTCACTCTGTTCCATGACCCGCTCTGAATCTCTCTCAATCATGGAAACCGGTACCGTACCTGATGATGCCGGGCATATCCTCACTGAAAGCGGGGTCGAAGTTTTTGTTCCACTCAAGGATCTGATTGATGTGGAAGCGGAATTGGACAAGCTAGCCCGTGACCGCAAAAAGATTGAGCAGGAGCTCAAACGGGTACAGGGCAAGCTGGGCAATGAGAAATTCCTCAATAATGCCCCGGCAGATGTGGTAGAAAAAGAGCGTGGTAAGCTGGAGGAGTTAGAGACACGCTTGGCCAAAAATGAGGAGTCAAAGACGAGATTGATGAAGTTAGGGTAA
- a CDS encoding endonuclease/exonuclease/phosphatase family protein — translation MSLKLATYNIHRCIGTDGVRDPQRIHRVLQEIQADIIALQEVEYAETVDELGFTRSGQPLHTVVGPTVVSEDSKYGNVLLSRYPALRTRTINISYPSREKRGALDVDIRCQDRTVRIIATHLGLNPAERRSQTKQLLQLLHNRPEPIPTILMGDINEWFIWCRPLRQMHKYFGRNPSSPATYPGRFPLLALDRIWCHPSNLISTRIRHNTPLSRIASDHLPLTATLL, via the coding sequence ATGTCTCTTAAACTGGCAACATATAATATACATCGCTGCATCGGGACAGACGGCGTCAGGGATCCGCAACGGATCCATCGCGTTCTGCAGGAGATACAGGCGGATATTATTGCCCTGCAGGAAGTGGAATACGCAGAAACCGTGGATGAACTCGGGTTTACCCGGAGCGGGCAACCTCTTCATACTGTTGTCGGGCCGACCGTTGTTTCGGAAGATTCGAAGTACGGCAATGTCCTGTTGAGCCGTTACCCGGCCCTGCGCACCCGGACCATAAATATCAGTTATCCCAGCAGAGAAAAACGCGGTGCGCTGGATGTGGATATCCGCTGTCAGGACAGGACCGTCCGCATCATTGCAACCCACCTCGGACTCAACCCGGCCGAGCGGCGCAGCCAGACAAAGCAGTTGCTTCAGCTCCTGCACAACCGGCCTGAACCGATCCCTACAATACTGATGGGGGATATTAATGAATGGTTTATCTGGTGCCGACCACTCCGCCAAATGCATAAATATTTCGGCCGTAACCCTTCTTCGCCTGCAACCTATCCGGGCAGATTCCCTCTGCTTGCCCTGGACCGAATCTGGTGTCATCCTTCGAACCTGATCAGCACAAGAATACGACACAACACGCCGCTCTCCCGGATCGCCTCTGATCACCTGCCGTTGACAGCAACTCTATTGTGA
- a CDS encoding EAL domain-containing protein, whose amino-acid sequence MILFCEECGQRNSITLTPSLIENNSFTCQFCGFNSPFPFLDQDRQSTGSNPGITWEPEVLHLGSETEKEEQRFQLIFKVTDIQAPELTLEPFHDFSHLISVQKIAADSFTVIIQPLGTDSILQPGFNGAGLIYCEEHLMSWGTINISYEQQLDTSPKESKVKGEKTKRDSPLTGGDNSGKRWDENHEILHQQLAEYKTQLHQAKTTSFRLQKELSIRRQVMDNQDCGILFINLEQRIVYANPVFLKRTGYSLKAIQAKRIDQVVRLADAGSTIKEAMKQSVHQENWEGRAFLKDAIRQGNWQGGEDAEQPEEKSSIISFKYSDGQEEGQEKGFICLLHLEESLSPSSPLKWGFQKDSGNHLSAELTYDTLTGLVDRPSFQQYLEDSIQAAQEDDSRIGLLYVDLDHFKRINQIFGPGFGDKILCSVSTILQQCGQEAGADLIARLSGDEFAIILPPPSDREHAQKLALKIMQRFRTPVNNESRAILIRPSIGYSVYPDDGETPLDVLRNADTAMEAAKGEGGNRICSWNSGMKIQAAQSLYLENDLRQAVADDALINFYQPQINLTDGSICGMEALARWIHPVKGLVSPAAFIPIAESTGLIEKLGIDLVRQACLQGKKWRDMGFRKFIMAVNISGRLLRRRDLFYQIMSCIESTGFPPDSLEVEFTEGVLIENMDFTVDLINKLRAEGIKLAIDDFGTGYSSLSYLQHLQVDKIKIDRSFITNVTTNNTDAAITLGIIAIAQNLRFRVIAEGIETEEHLFFLQKNQCHEGQGFLFSPPIPEKEMTGLLLRDCSVALNHKRMIDKFYSIKA is encoded by the coding sequence ATGATTCTCTTTTGTGAAGAATGCGGTCAGAGAAACAGTATCACCCTGACCCCCTCCCTGATCGAAAATAATAGCTTCACCTGTCAATTCTGCGGCTTCAACAGCCCGTTCCCCTTTCTTGATCAGGATCGACAAAGCACTGGCAGCAACCCCGGTATTACCTGGGAGCCAGAAGTATTGCACCTCGGGTCGGAAACAGAAAAAGAGGAACAGCGCTTTCAACTTATCTTTAAGGTCACCGACATTCAGGCCCCTGAGCTCACGCTTGAACCATTTCACGATTTTTCCCATCTCATCAGCGTACAAAAAATAGCCGCTGACAGCTTTACTGTCATTATTCAGCCCTTGGGCACAGACAGTATCCTCCAACCCGGATTTAACGGGGCTGGGTTGATTTACTGCGAAGAGCATCTTATGAGCTGGGGAACAATAAATATTTCCTATGAACAGCAGCTCGATACCTCTCCTAAGGAAAGCAAAGTAAAGGGGGAGAAGACAAAAAGAGACAGCCCTCTCACTGGGGGAGACAACTCGGGAAAGAGATGGGATGAGAACCATGAGATTCTGCACCAGCAACTGGCTGAATATAAAACCCAATTGCATCAGGCAAAAACCACCTCATTCAGATTACAGAAAGAGTTGTCTATTCGGCGCCAGGTCATGGACAATCAGGATTGCGGAATCCTTTTTATTAATCTCGAGCAACGCATCGTTTATGCCAACCCCGTTTTCCTGAAGCGAACCGGCTACAGCTTAAAGGCCATCCAGGCCAAACGGATTGATCAGGTCGTCCGCTTGGCGGATGCAGGCAGTACGATCAAAGAGGCCATGAAGCAGTCTGTACATCAAGAAAATTGGGAAGGGAGGGCCTTTCTCAAAGATGCCATTCGGCAGGGAAATTGGCAGGGTGGGGAAGATGCAGAACAACCAGAGGAAAAGTCATCTATTATCTCCTTTAAATATTCAGATGGACAAGAGGAAGGACAGGAAAAGGGCTTTATCTGTTTGCTCCATCTGGAAGAATCGCTAAGCCCATCCTCGCCCCTCAAATGGGGGTTCCAGAAGGACTCTGGCAATCACCTGTCAGCAGAACTGACCTATGACACATTAACCGGACTTGTAGACAGACCTTCCTTCCAGCAATATCTTGAGGATTCCATACAGGCCGCGCAAGAAGATGACAGTAGAATAGGGCTCCTCTATGTTGACCTGGACCATTTTAAACGCATTAATCAGATCTTCGGCCCCGGCTTTGGCGACAAAATACTCTGTAGTGTTTCCACCATCCTCCAGCAATGCGGCCAAGAAGCTGGCGCAGACCTTATTGCCAGACTCAGTGGTGATGAATTTGCCATTATCCTCCCTCCTCCTTCGGACAGGGAGCATGCGCAGAAGCTTGCCCTAAAAATCATGCAACGATTTCGGACCCCGGTCAATAATGAATCCCGTGCCATCCTTATCAGACCCAGTATCGGCTACAGTGTGTATCCAGACGACGGTGAGACCCCACTGGATGTCCTGCGCAACGCAGATACAGCTATGGAGGCCGCAAAAGGCGAAGGAGGAAACAGAATCTGTTCATGGAACAGTGGCATGAAAATACAGGCCGCACAAAGCCTGTATCTGGAAAATGATCTCCGTCAGGCTGTGGCGGATGACGCCCTGATTAACTTCTATCAGCCGCAAATTAACCTCACCGACGGTTCCATCTGCGGAATGGAGGCCCTCGCCCGCTGGATTCATCCGGTAAAAGGCCTTGTTTCACCTGCGGCCTTTATTCCTATTGCTGAGAGCACAGGGCTCATTGAAAAACTGGGTATTGATCTTGTTCGTCAGGCCTGTTTACAGGGAAAGAAATGGCGGGATATGGGCTTTAGAAAATTTATCATGGCAGTAAATATTTCAGGACGCCTGCTCCGCCGGCGTGACCTGTTTTATCAGATTATGAGCTGTATAGAAAGCACAGGCTTTCCGCCTGACTCCCTGGAAGTTGAGTTCACTGAGGGAGTACTCATTGAAAACATGGACTTCACGGTGGATCTGATCAACAAACTGCGGGCAGAAGGAATAAAACTGGCTATTGATGATTTTGGAACCGGGTATTCATCGCTGAGTTATTTACAACATCTCCAGGTAGATAAAATCAAAATTGATCGTTCTTTTATTACCAATGTCACCACGAATAATACTGATGCAGCTATCACCCTGGGTATCATTGCCATTGCCCAGAACCTGCGCTTCAGAGTTATTGCGGAGGGCATAGAAACTGAGGAACATCTTTTCTTCTTGCAAAAAAACCAATGCCACGAAGGGCAAGGCTTTCTCTTCAGTCCCCCCATCCCGGAAAAAGAGATGACGGGCTTACTGCTGCGTGACTGTAGCGTTGCCTTGAATCATAAGCGAATGATTGACAAGTTTTATTCCATCAAGGCATAA
- a CDS encoding TrmH family RNA methyltransferase has product MARRYNKRLDIETRYEQARRRNLVSAKPGLHEYILVLDGLKPDFNIGKIFRAADAFGAREIHLVGVQAFNPDPAKGSVRWVKFYHHNDFSSCYKKLTEKGYVFMVFEPGCSKLLGSCSLEKKSAFVMGHEEFGISFDRSDYPDIEAISIPQWGHVQSLNVSVAASIVMYEYVRQHGKPISEGLPQKEAGVSRRSVQK; this is encoded by the coding sequence ATGGCGAGACGCTATAATAAGCGATTGGACATTGAAACCCGTTATGAACAGGCCCGACGCCGAAACCTTGTGAGCGCAAAACCGGGGTTGCATGAGTATATTTTGGTGCTGGACGGATTAAAGCCGGATTTTAATATCGGCAAAATTTTCAGGGCAGCAGATGCCTTTGGAGCCCGCGAGATACATTTGGTAGGCGTGCAGGCCTTTAACCCGGACCCAGCCAAAGGTTCTGTACGCTGGGTCAAGTTTTATCATCATAATGATTTTTCTTCCTGTTATAAAAAACTGACCGAGAAGGGATATGTTTTTATGGTGTTTGAGCCAGGATGTTCCAAACTTCTGGGAAGCTGTTCCCTGGAAAAAAAATCTGCCTTTGTGATGGGCCATGAAGAATTCGGTATCAGTTTTGACAGGTCGGACTATCCAGATATTGAAGCAATCTCCATCCCCCAGTGGGGGCATGTTCAGAGCTTGAACGTCAGCGTTGCTGCCTCTATTGTCATGTATGAATATGTTCGACAGCATGGGAAACCGATTTCAGAGGGACTTCCGCAAAAAGAAGCCGGAGTGAGTAGAAGGTCTGTGCAGAAATGA